A region from the bacterium genome encodes:
- a CDS encoding acyl-CoA carboxylase subunit beta, protein MSTTKQRLHELEERRSRIWEMGGAERVQKQHAAGKLSARERIALLFDSGTFQELGLFAVPRNDPEGQRFPSDGVVVGCGAINGRLTFVAAQDFTVGGGAVGEMHARKICDVMEQALRCGAPFVQINDSGGARIQEGVDSLHGYGRIFYNNTLLSGVVPQISIIAGPCAGGAAYSPALTDFIIMVKKESKMFITGPDVVKAVTGQDITAEALGGAMVATSLSGVAHFLAEDDADAVNITKRLLSFLPQNNTEVAPRQSGGDVIEFAPDPFLDELIPDDPREPYNVLDAIAHVVDGGDFLEVMPQFAANIVVGFGRLGGRSVGIVANQPSVLAGAIDINASAKSARFVRFCNALNVPLVTFVDVPGFLPGIEQEYGGIIRHGAKMLFAYGAATVPKITVILHKAYGGAYLAMCGKAMGA, encoded by the coding sequence ATGTCCACCACCAAGCAGAGACTTCACGAGCTCGAAGAGCGCCGCTCCCGCATCTGGGAGATGGGCGGCGCCGAGCGCGTCCAGAAACAACACGCAGCCGGAAAGCTCTCCGCCCGCGAGCGGATTGCCCTCCTCTTCGATTCCGGCACGTTTCAGGAACTCGGCCTCTTCGCCGTGCCGCGCAACGATCCCGAAGGGCAGAGGTTCCCGTCCGACGGCGTCGTCGTCGGCTGCGGTGCGATCAACGGCCGTCTGACATTCGTGGCCGCGCAGGATTTTACCGTCGGCGGCGGAGCGGTCGGCGAGATGCACGCCCGCAAGATCTGCGACGTCATGGAGCAGGCGCTGCGCTGCGGCGCGCCGTTCGTGCAGATCAACGACTCGGGCGGAGCGCGCATTCAGGAAGGCGTGGACTCGTTGCACGGCTACGGCCGCATCTTCTACAACAACACGTTGCTTTCGGGCGTCGTTCCGCAGATCTCCATCATCGCCGGACCGTGCGCGGGCGGCGCGGCTTACTCGCCCGCTCTCACCGACTTCATCATCATGGTGAAGAAAGAATCGAAGATGTTCATCACCGGTCCCGATGTGGTGAAGGCGGTCACCGGTCAGGACATCACCGCCGAGGCGCTCGGCGGCGCGATGGTCGCCACCAGTCTTTCCGGCGTCGCTCATTTTCTCGCCGAAGACGACGCCGATGCGGTGAACATCACCAAGCGTCTGCTCTCGTTCCTGCCGCAGAACAACACCGAGGTCGCCCCCCGTCAGTCGGGCGGGGACGTGATCGAGTTCGCACCGGATCCGTTTCTCGACGAACTGATTCCCGATGATCCGCGCGAACCGTACAACGTTCTGGATGCTATCGCGCACGTCGTGGACGGCGGCGATTTCCTGGAAGTCATGCCGCAGTTCGCCGCCAACATCGTGGTCGGATTCGGACGACTCGGCGGCCGCAGCGTGGGCATTGTGGCCAATCAGCCCAGTGTGCTGGCCGGAGCCATTGACATCAACGCCTCCGCCAAGTCGGCTCGCTTTGTACGCTTCTGCAACGCGCTCAACGTCCCGCTCGTCACCTTCGTGGACGTTCCCGGTTTTCTGCCCGGTATCGAGCAGGAATACGGCGGCATCATCCGCCACGGCGCGAAAATGCTCTTCGCCTACGGAGCGGCCACCGTTCCCAAGATCACCGTCATTCTTCACAAAGCCTACGGCGGTGCCTATCTGGCGATGTGCGGCAAGGCGATGGGCGCCG
- a CDS encoding insulinase family protein, producing the protein MIRACTLFSFLILLSFLILTGTSTAQELPPLKIEKYELSNGLDVIFHEDHTIPTVTVNVWYHVGSKNEKAGKTGYAHLFEHMMFEGSEHYPEDFSEPYDRIGGDNNASTNEDRTNYYETVPSNYLEMALWLESDRMAHLLLTDEKLAVQRDVVKNERRQRLDNQPYAKMYELSLETLYPEGHPYRWSVIGYMEDIAAASLADVQDFYEMYYAPNNASLTIAGDFDPAEVKQLVERYFASIPPGPPVDRLQQWVPTLDGVKRVVAQDVVSLPRYHCIWHTPPLFAPGDAEADLLATILASGKTSRLHKTLVYDKQIAQDVSAYQSSGELGSTFNIEVTAREGHTCEEMEKAVDEILRDVLDKGIRADELKRAQTGYEAGFVRSLQTVSGRANSLNSYNVWLGTPDRFQWDLERYTKATVEDVNRFARKWLDLNRRAILYTVPQGDPTASGEPPVKTTLPEGGADPEFHPPVIQRATLSNGVPLLLVEKHTLPLVQINLAMKVGMAADPVERPGLASLAADLLREGTKTRTALQISDEARALGANLGTGASFDATTVSLNVLRKNLDPALDLMADIVLNPTFPDEELDRLRKNYLGRIQQENRRPFTSALKAYYRLLFGEGHPYSQPYTGTGTEKSVNAVTRDEIVNFYKTSYSPTIAGFVVVGDITLTEAKEKLDRAFRSWKAIAVTLPEIPDPQPFAATKILIVDKPRAPQSAIVLGNAGISRTDPEYVSCEVMNHILGGLFTSRINTNLREEKGYTYGARSVFVTRRGRGPFLAYAEVQTEVTDESIAEFLKELRDVGGPRPLTPDELKKSKDDLTKSYPQDFETFTEIAGSLNQLFVYDLPADEWTTYLDKVRAVDGAAATQVASRHIHPDQMLIVIVGDREVIEPELRKLNIGDIEVVSLKDL; encoded by the coding sequence ATGATCCGTGCATGCACTCTTTTCTCCTTTCTGATTCTCTTGTCTTTCTTGATCTTGACCGGAACGAGTACGGCTCAGGAGTTGCCGCCGCTCAAGATCGAAAAGTACGAACTCTCCAACGGTTTGGACGTGATTTTCCACGAGGATCACACCATCCCCACCGTCACGGTCAACGTCTGGTATCACGTCGGCTCGAAAAACGAGAAGGCCGGCAAGACCGGCTACGCTCATCTCTTCGAGCACATGATGTTCGAAGGCTCCGAGCACTACCCGGAGGACTTCAGCGAGCCCTACGACCGGATCGGAGGCGACAACAACGCTTCGACCAACGAGGATCGCACCAACTACTACGAGACCGTTCCCAGCAACTATCTCGAAATGGCTCTCTGGCTGGAATCCGATCGCATGGCGCATCTGCTCCTGACCGATGAGAAACTCGCCGTCCAGCGCGACGTGGTCAAGAACGAGCGTCGTCAACGGCTCGACAATCAGCCCTATGCGAAGATGTATGAGCTTTCGCTGGAGACGCTCTACCCGGAGGGCCATCCCTACCGCTGGTCGGTGATCGGCTACATGGAGGATATAGCGGCGGCTTCGCTGGCGGACGTGCAGGACTTCTACGAGATGTATTACGCGCCCAACAACGCCTCGCTCACTATTGCCGGAGATTTTGATCCGGCGGAAGTCAAGCAGCTTGTCGAGAGATATTTCGCCTCGATTCCACCCGGCCCACCGGTGGATCGCCTGCAGCAGTGGGTTCCGACTCTGGACGGCGTCAAGCGCGTAGTCGCGCAGGACGTTGTCAGCCTTCCTCGCTATCATTGCATCTGGCATACACCGCCCCTGTTCGCTCCCGGCGACGCCGAAGCCGATCTGCTCGCTACCATCCTCGCTTCGGGGAAGACGTCGCGGCTTCATAAGACGCTCGTGTATGACAAGCAGATCGCTCAGGACGTCAGCGCTTATCAATCGTCGGGAGAGTTGGGCAGCACGTTCAACATCGAAGTCACCGCCCGCGAAGGCCATACCTGCGAAGAGATGGAGAAAGCGGTGGACGAGATTCTCCGCGACGTGCTCGACAAGGGCATCAGGGCGGATGAGCTGAAACGCGCGCAAACCGGCTATGAGGCGGGTTTCGTGCGATCCCTTCAGACGGTTTCCGGTCGCGCCAACAGTCTCAACAGCTATAACGTTTGGCTGGGAACCCCGGATCGCTTCCAGTGGGATCTCGAGCGGTATACGAAGGCTACCGTCGAGGACGTGAATCGTTTCGCCCGCAAGTGGCTGGACCTGAACCGCCGGGCCATCCTCTATACAGTGCCGCAGGGGGATCCGACGGCCAGCGGCGAACCTCCCGTGAAAACCACACTGCCCGAGGGCGGCGCGGATCCCGAATTCCATCCGCCGGTTATTCAACGGGCGACGCTCTCCAACGGTGTGCCGCTGCTGTTGGTCGAAAAACATACTCTGCCACTGGTCCAGATCAATCTGGCCATGAAGGTCGGGATGGCCGCTGATCCAGTCGAACGACCCGGTCTGGCTTCGCTGGCCGCCGATCTTCTGCGAGAGGGCACCAAAACCCGCACGGCTCTGCAAATCTCCGATGAAGCGCGAGCTTTGGGAGCGAACCTCGGAACGGGAGCTTCCTTCGACGCCACCACCGTGAGCCTGAACGTGCTTCGCAAGAATCTCGATCCGGCTCTGGATCTCATGGCGGATATCGTGCTCAATCCGACATTTCCCGATGAAGAACTCGACCGGCTTCGCAAGAATTACCTCGGTCGCATTCAGCAGGAGAACCGGCGGCCCTTCACGTCTGCGCTCAAGGCCTACTACCGGCTGCTTTTTGGAGAAGGGCATCCCTATTCTCAGCCCTACACGGGAACCGGCACTGAGAAATCCGTTAACGCCGTAACCCGCGATGAAATCGTGAACTTCTACAAGACCTCGTATTCACCGACCATCGCCGGATTCGTCGTAGTGGGAGACATCACCCTGACCGAAGCCAAAGAGAAACTCGATCGGGCTTTCCGGTCATGGAAGGCCATCGCGGTGACGCTTCCCGAGATTCCCGATCCGCAACCGTTTGCTGCGACGAAGATTCTCATCGTGGACAAACCACGCGCTCCTCAGAGTGCAATCGTCCTCGGCAACGCCGGAATCAGCCGCACTGATCCCGAATATGTGTCCTGTGAGGTCATGAATCACATCCTCGGCGGTCTGTTCACCAGCCGGATCAACACCAATCTGCGCGAGGAGAAGGGCTATACCTACGGTGCGCGCTCCGTATTCGTCACCCGGCGGGGGCGCGGGCCGTTTCTCGCGTATGCCGAGGTGCAAACCGAGGTCACCGACGAATCCATCGCCGAGTTTCTCAAAGAGCTGCGGGACGTCGGCGGGCCGCGGCCTTTGACTCCCGACGAGTTGAAAAAGAGCAAGGACGATCTCACCAAGAGCTATCCGCAGGACTTCGAGACGTTCACCGAAATCGCCGGCAGTCTGAACCAGCTATTTGTCTATGATCTGCCCGCGGACGAGTGGACAACCTATCTCGACAAGGTGCGGGCGGTGGACGGGGCGGCGGCCACGCAGGTCGCTTCGCGGCACATTCATCCCGACCAGATGCTCATCGTGATAGTGGGAGACCGGGAAGTCATCGAACCTGAGCTACGGAAACTGAACATTGGCGACATCGAAGTCGTCAGTTTGAAAGACCTCTGA
- the lpdA gene encoding dihydrolipoyl dehydrogenase has protein sequence MKYDVTVIGSGPGGYVAAIRSAQLGMKTALIEKYPSLGGTCLNVGCIPSKALLDSSELYYNAKMRYAAHGIRVQGLDIDWPQMQSRKEKVIADTVAGIRYLMGKNGIDIYEGMGSFVKPGLLAVHRSDGTEDRIETTYTVIATGSKSASLPHITIDKERIITSTEALSLAEIPERMLIIGGGSIGLEMGSVYARLGTKVDVVEFMDSIIPTMDRTMGRELQRSLQKIGMTFYLSHRVESVKRNGSAVEIEAQNKAGDRVKFAGDLCLVAVGRRPYTEKLAPEKVGVTLNERGFIQVNERLETRSSGIFAIGDVIGGAMLAHKAEEEGMFVAETIAGQKPHINYRAIPGVVYTWPEVASVGYTEEELKQRGRSYKTGTYSYKPLGRARAANESEGVVKVLADRETDELLGVHMFGARVADMIAEAVVALEFRASAEDIGRVVHAHPTFTEAFREACLMASDNRAIHA, from the coding sequence ATGAAATACGACGTCACCGTGATCGGTTCCGGCCCTGGCGGATACGTGGCCGCCATTCGCTCGGCACAGCTCGGTATGAAAACCGCGCTCATCGAGAAATATCCCTCGCTGGGCGGGACGTGCCTGAATGTCGGCTGCATTCCCTCGAAGGCACTGCTGGATTCGTCCGAGCTTTACTACAACGCGAAGATGCGCTACGCCGCGCATGGCATCCGCGTGCAGGGGCTCGACATAGACTGGCCGCAGATGCAGAGCCGCAAGGAAAAGGTCATTGCCGACACTGTAGCCGGAATCCGCTACCTGATGGGCAAGAACGGTATTGACATTTACGAAGGAATGGGTTCGTTCGTCAAGCCGGGACTTCTCGCGGTACATCGCTCCGATGGAACCGAGGACCGCATCGAAACGACCTACACCGTGATCGCCACCGGCTCGAAGTCCGCTTCGCTGCCGCATATCACGATTGATAAGGAACGCATCATCACCTCGACGGAAGCGCTCTCGCTTGCGGAAATCCCCGAGCGAATGCTCATTATCGGGGGTGGTTCCATCGGCTTGGAAATGGGATCGGTGTATGCACGGCTCGGCACGAAGGTGGACGTAGTGGAATTCATGGACTCGATTATTCCGACCATGGATCGCACGATGGGCAGGGAACTCCAGCGCTCGCTGCAAAAAATTGGTATGACGTTCTATCTCAGTCATCGCGTGGAGAGTGTCAAGCGGAATGGTAGTGCCGTCGAAATCGAGGCGCAGAACAAGGCGGGAGATCGGGTGAAATTCGCGGGCGATCTGTGTCTGGTGGCGGTGGGACGGCGACCCTACACGGAGAAGCTCGCGCCGGAAAAAGTGGGCGTGACACTGAATGAGCGCGGTTTCATTCAGGTGAACGAGCGTCTCGAAACCCGCAGTTCCGGTATTTTCGCCATCGGTGACGTGATCGGCGGAGCCATGCTCGCGCATAAGGCCGAAGAGGAAGGCATGTTCGTGGCCGAGACTATCGCCGGGCAGAAACCGCACATCAACTACCGCGCAATCCCTGGAGTCGTATATACGTGGCCGGAAGTGGCCAGCGTCGGCTATACAGAGGAAGAACTGAAACAGCGCGGGCGATCCTACAAGACTGGAACCTACTCCTACAAGCCGCTGGGTCGGGCGCGCGCGGCCAACGAGAGCGAGGGGGTTGTGAAGGTACTGGCCGACCGTGAAACCGATGAACTGTTGGGTGTGCATATGTTCGGCGCGCGGGTGGCCGACATGATTGCTGAGGCGGTGGTCGCGCTCGAGTTCCGCGCCAGCGCCGAAGACATCGGTCGCGTCGTTCACGCCCATCCGACGTTCACCGAGGCGTTCCGCGAGGCTTGTCTGATGGCCAGCGACAACCGCGCCATCCACGCGTAG